A single Natranaerobius thermophilus JW/NM-WN-LF DNA region contains:
- a CDS encoding radical SAM protein, whose product MRYEGNLYRPPSEARSLIIQATIGCSHNQCTFCSMYKDKQFRIRSLEEIMEDLETAKKQFPKVERIFLADGNALALKTEKLKEILLKIKELFPECQRVSIYSGPKDILRKSLDELKTLNELGLSIAYLGIESGSDNILTKINKGVTAQEITEAGKKIMASGIKLSATIISGLGSKENWEEHALASAKVASEINPDYLALLTLLVQPGTKLYEDVNSGKFQLLTPKEVLKETKVFIENLDLDNCVFRSNHASNYVTLAGTLSQEQDKLLNTIESALEDEGDNFIKEEGFRRL is encoded by the coding sequence ATGAGATATGAAGGAAATTTGTACAGGCCTCCAAGTGAAGCAAGAAGCCTTATTATTCAAGCTACTATTGGTTGTTCTCATAATCAATGTACTTTTTGCAGTATGTACAAAGATAAACAATTTCGTATAAGAAGTCTTGAAGAAATCATGGAAGATCTAGAAACAGCCAAAAAACAGTTTCCAAAAGTAGAAAGGATATTTTTAGCTGATGGCAATGCTTTAGCATTAAAGACGGAAAAATTAAAAGAAATTTTATTAAAAATCAAGGAATTATTTCCCGAATGTCAACGAGTAAGCATTTATAGCGGTCCAAAGGACATCTTAAGAAAAAGTCTAGATGAGCTCAAAACTTTGAATGAGTTAGGTCTATCAATAGCATATCTAGGTATAGAGTCTGGCAGTGATAATATATTAACTAAAATAAACAAAGGGGTTACTGCTCAAGAAATCACAGAAGCCGGTAAAAAAATAATGGCTTCTGGCATAAAACTCTCAGCCACTATAATTTCTGGCCTAGGAAGCAAAGAAAACTGGGAAGAACACGCTTTAGCTTCAGCAAAAGTTGCTAGTGAAATTAACCCCGACTATCTAGCTTTACTTACTTTATTAGTCCAACCGGGAACAAAACTATATGAGGATGTGAATAGCGGAAAATTCCAGCTACTAACACCAAAAGAAGTATTAAAAGAAACTAAAGTCTTTATTGAAAATCTGGATTTAGACAATTGTGTCTTCAGAAGTAACCATGCCTCTAATTACGTGACACTAGCCGGTACATTATCTCAGGAACAAGACAAACTATTAAACACCATTGAAAGCGCCCTTGAAGATGAAGGAGATAACTTCATTAAAGAAGAAGGATTCAGGCGATTGTAA
- a CDS encoding alanine/glycine:cation symporter family protein → MDSLSVIESINNVLWGPVMLVLLLGTGVLFTIKLRFIQLRRLKDTVRETFKKNEGVKADDEGMSSFQALATAIAAQVGTGNLAGVATAIAAGGPGAVFWMWISGFFGMGTIFAEAVISQVYTEKVGGRVVGGPAYYIKHGLGSKALAGFFAVAIVLALGFMGNMVQSNSIADAVNSAFQIPPLVTGLVIAFLVGLIVIGGMSRIAHFTSNVVPIMAVFYLFGAFVIILTNYQEIIPAIKMIVYGAFNPAAATGGIIGVTIREVFRYGIARGLFSNEAGMGSTPHAHAVAKVKHPAQQGLVGIFGVLFDTLIVCTVTALVIIITEAYTTDLVGIELTQYGFYEGFGELGNSFIAISMFFFALSTIISWYFFAEANIRYLFGTKFLRVFQGLVLIFVVIGTSLEVTVVWELADTFNGLMVIPNLIALLGMVSLVVKILNDYENNYEEDKSSTFEKEIK, encoded by the coding sequence ATGGACTCGTTAAGTGTTATCGAAAGTATTAATAATGTGTTATGGGGACCGGTTATGTTAGTACTGTTGTTAGGTACGGGTGTTTTATTTACTATTAAGCTTAGGTTTATTCAGTTGCGGCGGCTAAAAGATACTGTAAGAGAGACTTTTAAAAAGAATGAAGGCGTCAAAGCGGATGACGAAGGCATGAGTTCTTTTCAAGCGTTGGCAACTGCCATTGCTGCACAAGTGGGTACTGGTAACCTGGCAGGAGTGGCTACGGCAATAGCAGCGGGGGGACCTGGAGCCGTATTTTGGATGTGGATTAGTGGTTTCTTTGGTATGGGGACTATTTTTGCAGAAGCTGTGATATCACAGGTATATACTGAAAAAGTTGGCGGACGGGTTGTAGGAGGGCCAGCTTACTATATAAAACATGGTTTGGGTAGTAAAGCTTTAGCTGGTTTTTTTGCTGTAGCAATTGTTTTGGCTTTAGGATTCATGGGAAATATGGTGCAATCTAATTCCATCGCTGATGCTGTAAATAGTGCTTTTCAAATTCCCCCCTTAGTGACTGGATTAGTTATTGCTTTTTTAGTGGGTCTGATAGTAATTGGAGGAATGAGTCGAATTGCCCACTTCACTTCAAATGTAGTTCCAATTATGGCGGTGTTTTATCTATTTGGAGCCTTTGTGATTATACTAACAAACTATCAAGAAATTATACCAGCTATCAAAATGATTGTCTACGGAGCTTTTAATCCAGCTGCTGCTACTGGAGGTATTATAGGAGTAACTATTAGAGAAGTGTTCCGTTATGGGATTGCTAGAGGGTTATTTTCTAATGAAGCAGGAATGGGTTCAACTCCTCATGCACACGCAGTAGCTAAAGTAAAGCATCCCGCTCAACAGGGCCTTGTAGGTATCTTTGGCGTATTATTTGACACTTTGATTGTTTGTACTGTTACAGCCCTTGTTATTATCATAACAGAAGCTTATACTACTGATTTAGTTGGTATTGAATTGACACAATATGGTTTTTATGAAGGGTTTGGAGAATTGGGAAACTCATTTATTGCAATTAGTATGTTTTTCTTTGCATTATCTACTATTATCAGTTGGTATTTCTTTGCAGAGGCTAATATTAGATATTTGTTCGGTACAAAGTTTTTGAGAGTTTTTCAAGGTTTAGTACTAATTTTTGTGGTTATCGGTACAAGTTTAGAAGTGACGGTAGTCTGGGAACTCGCCGATACTTTTAACGGTTTGATGGTAATTCCTAACTTGATTGCTTTATTGGGTATGGTATCTTTAGTAGTTAAGATATTAAATGATTATGAGAACAATTATGAAGAAGATAAATCTTCAACTTTTGAAAAAGAAATTAAGTAA
- a CDS encoding ISLre2-like element ISNth2 family transposase, translating to MEIIQLVEEKILQVSEKVLNVLDGEIEYDTFTKLLKEELDGLGSDILKEVLEALDAQIKENRRDRKGWVVERKADPKSILTPFGDMVYNRTYYKNKETGEYKYLADEKAGITSHMRVDSTLKSDIADAATKVSYEKATEEVSRFNQDLKLSKQTVANTVKEFELEPLEQPEEKKKVSNLYIEADEDHLSMQTSKRSETKLIYVHEGIKGKKRRSLKNCQHFTTITESPDKFWLTVCDYIESHYDTKDTNIFISGDGAKWIRVGEEYIPNATYILDKFHLSKYIIAATGHAPKLRRQIYKNIKNLDQEAVFENLQEALTKADTEARQKRIMATIKYIKNNWDGIEASVNHPEVGCSAEGHVSHILASRMSSRPMAWSEKGATKMAEMLATKANGKSVKEAYLSTKGRQEAEIVNLQNQIKQELKKLTTKKKLGKANNGNVPLMNGKYNLTRTAIKGLNRKQII from the coding sequence ATGGAAATAATTCAACTTGTAGAAGAAAAAATCCTTCAAGTTTCAGAAAAAGTGTTAAATGTTTTAGACGGAGAAATAGAGTACGATACATTCACAAAGCTACTAAAAGAAGAGCTAGACGGTTTAGGTAGTGATATTCTTAAAGAAGTACTAGAAGCATTGGATGCCCAAATAAAAGAAAATAGAAGAGATCGTAAAGGTTGGGTCGTAGAAAGGAAAGCTGACCCCAAGAGTATCTTAACCCCATTTGGTGATATGGTATACAACCGAACATATTATAAAAATAAAGAAACAGGTGAATATAAATATCTAGCTGATGAAAAAGCTGGCATAACCTCACATATGCGAGTAGATTCTACTTTAAAATCAGATATAGCTGATGCAGCCACTAAGGTGTCGTATGAGAAAGCGACAGAAGAAGTGAGTAGGTTTAACCAAGACCTAAAATTAAGTAAACAGACAGTAGCCAATACAGTGAAAGAATTTGAATTAGAACCTCTAGAGCAACCAGAAGAAAAGAAAAAAGTATCAAACCTTTACATAGAGGCAGATGAAGATCATTTGTCTATGCAAACTTCGAAGAGATCTGAAACAAAGCTAATTTATGTCCATGAAGGAATAAAAGGTAAAAAACGTAGATCTCTTAAAAATTGTCAACATTTCACAACAATAACTGAATCCCCGGATAAATTTTGGTTAACAGTATGTGACTATATCGAATCACATTATGACACAAAGGACACAAATATTTTCATATCAGGAGATGGGGCTAAATGGATCCGAGTAGGTGAAGAATATATCCCAAATGCGACATATATATTGGATAAATTTCATCTATCCAAATACATAATAGCAGCTACCGGTCATGCCCCAAAGCTAAGGAGACAGATATATAAGAACATTAAAAACCTAGATCAAGAAGCAGTATTTGAAAATTTACAAGAAGCACTTACAAAGGCAGATACAGAAGCTAGACAGAAACGCATAATGGCAACAATTAAATATATTAAAAACAACTGGGATGGCATAGAGGCATCAGTAAACCACCCTGAAGTAGGTTGTAGTGCTGAAGGCCATGTAAGCCATATTTTAGCATCAAGAATGAGTAGTCGACCAATGGCCTGGAGTGAAAAAGGCGCAACTAAAATGGCCGAGATGTTGGCTACAAAAGCTAATGGAAAATCAGTAAAAGAAGCTTACTTATCCACAAAAGGTCGTCAAGAAGCTGAAATAGTTAACCTACAGAACCAAATAAAACAAGAACTAAAAAAACTTACAACTAAAAAGAAACTAGGAAAAGCCAACAATGGCAATGTACCTTTGATGAATGGAAAGTACAACTTAACAAGAACGGCTATAAAAGGGTTGAACAGGAAACAGATTATCTAG
- a CDS encoding ornithine--oxo-acid transaminase: MKDENQIVELTEKYSAHNYKPLPVVLSEGEGVWVKDVNGNYYLDMLASYSALNQGHRHPKIINALFEQAKKLTITSRAFHNDILGEFCQKVAETTSKDKALPMNTGAEAVETALKAARRWGYRKKKVDTDKAEIIACESNFHGRTMFPVSLSTSESATQDYGPMIPEIKKIPFGDLEALKGAIGPNTVGFLFEPIQGEGGVVIPPEGYLKKAFDICKENNVLFIADEIQTGLGRTGKLFACDWEGVQPDIYILGKALGGGVYPVSCIAADDEVMDVFEPGSHGSTFGGNPLACVVGKASLDVIMDEDLPARSKELGEYFYNKLAEINSPVIKEVRGKGLFIGMELTEPARPYCLSLKEQGILCKETRDYVIRFAPPLVIEKETLDEAIQTIKEIFEKQ, from the coding sequence ATGAAAGACGAAAATCAAATTGTTGAATTAACCGAGAAGTATAGTGCCCACAATTATAAGCCACTTCCTGTCGTGTTATCTGAAGGGGAAGGGGTATGGGTAAAGGATGTCAATGGTAATTACTATCTCGATATGCTGGCTAGTTATTCTGCATTAAATCAGGGCCATAGGCATCCCAAAATAATTAATGCCTTATTTGAACAGGCAAAAAAATTAACTATAACTTCACGTGCCTTCCACAATGATATTTTAGGAGAATTTTGTCAAAAAGTCGCAGAGACAACATCTAAAGATAAGGCCCTACCTATGAATACTGGAGCAGAAGCTGTTGAAACAGCCCTGAAAGCTGCAAGAAGATGGGGCTATCGCAAGAAAAAAGTGGACACCGATAAAGCTGAAATAATAGCCTGTGAAAGTAATTTTCACGGCAGAACAATGTTTCCGGTATCTCTATCCACCAGTGAATCAGCCACACAAGATTATGGACCTATGATACCTGAAATCAAAAAGATTCCTTTTGGTGACCTCGAAGCATTAAAAGGTGCTATTGGACCTAATACTGTCGGATTTTTATTTGAACCGATCCAAGGCGAGGGTGGAGTTGTAATACCACCGGAAGGATATCTTAAAAAAGCTTTTGATATATGTAAAGAAAATAATGTCTTATTTATTGCCGATGAAATTCAAACCGGGTTAGGAAGAACGGGAAAACTGTTTGCTTGTGATTGGGAAGGAGTCCAGCCCGACATTTATATTTTAGGAAAGGCACTGGGTGGAGGAGTATACCCTGTTTCATGTATAGCAGCTGATGACGAGGTTATGGACGTCTTTGAGCCTGGTTCTCACGGATCAACCTTTGGAGGTAATCCACTTGCTTGTGTTGTGGGTAAGGCATCTTTAGATGTGATAATGGACGAGGACTTGCCTGCTAGATCTAAGGAATTAGGAGAATACTTTTATAATAAGTTAGCGGAAATTAATAGTCCAGTTATTAAAGAAGTTAGAGGAAAAGGCTTGTTTATTGGTATGGAACTAACAGAACCAGCAAGACCGTATTGTTTATCCTTGAAAGAACAAGGAATTTTATGTAAGGAAACGAGAGATTATGTAATAAGATTTGCACCTCCTCTAGTCATTGAAAAAGAAACCTTGGATGAAGCTATCCAAACCATTAAAGAAATTTTTGAAAAACAGTAA
- a CDS encoding 5'-deoxyadenosine deaminase — protein sequence MTTTLIQNGLLVTMNKDREIYTGDILIKDNKISKISSESISTNVDQVIDATDKVIIPGMIQPHVHLTQTLFRGQADDLELLDWLKNRIWPLEGAHTDQSNYISAYLGIAELIKGGTTSIIDMETVHHTEAALKAIYDTGYRAVTGKCIMDDGGDIPETLRETTKESIQESVRLLEKWHNQGNGRIKYGFAPRFAISSSQKALSQVRDLAREYGVLIHTHASENQYETSLVEEKTGLRNVKLFEKLGLTGEDLILAHCIWLNEEEMEILTSTGTKIVHCPSSNLKLASGIAKIPDLLKMGANVSLASDGAPCNNNMDMFVEMRNAALIHKAFNLDPTVINAEKVFEMATLGGAKAMGMEEQLGSIEEGKLADLAIVDLNGVHVAPRTGEDVIAKLVYCARATDVTTTIIDGKIVMEEQQLTTIDEEAVKKEANKLLDNQIKRAGLD from the coding sequence ATGACCACAACTTTAATACAAAATGGCTTGTTAGTTACGATGAATAAAGATAGAGAGATATATACAGGAGATATTCTAATAAAAGACAATAAAATATCAAAAATAAGCAGTGAAAGCATTTCAACCAATGTGGACCAAGTGATTGATGCTACAGACAAAGTTATTATTCCTGGTATGATACAACCCCATGTACATCTTACTCAAACACTTTTTAGAGGCCAAGCCGATGATTTAGAACTTCTTGATTGGTTAAAAAATAGAATATGGCCTTTAGAGGGGGCTCATACGGATCAATCTAATTATATTTCCGCATATCTGGGAATTGCAGAACTGATAAAAGGTGGAACAACTTCAATTATCGATATGGAAACAGTCCATCATACTGAAGCTGCCTTAAAAGCCATTTATGACACAGGTTATCGAGCTGTTACCGGTAAATGTATAATGGACGATGGTGGGGATATCCCTGAAACATTAAGAGAAACAACTAAAGAATCTATACAAGAAAGTGTTAGATTATTGGAAAAGTGGCACAATCAGGGTAATGGAAGAATTAAGTACGGATTCGCACCTAGATTTGCCATATCAAGTAGCCAAAAAGCCCTTTCCCAAGTGAGGGATTTAGCTCGGGAATACGGAGTATTAATTCATACTCATGCTTCTGAAAATCAATATGAAACCAGCTTAGTTGAAGAAAAAACAGGTTTACGAAATGTTAAATTATTTGAAAAACTAGGTTTAACTGGTGAAGATTTAATACTGGCTCATTGTATCTGGCTGAATGAAGAAGAAATGGAGATCTTAACAAGTACTGGTACTAAAATTGTACACTGTCCTAGTTCTAATTTAAAACTTGCTTCAGGAATTGCTAAAATACCTGATTTGTTAAAAATGGGGGCGAATGTCTCTTTAGCTTCAGATGGTGCACCTTGTAACAATAATATGGATATGTTTGTTGAAATGCGAAATGCCGCATTGATACATAAAGCATTTAACTTAGATCCAACAGTTATAAATGCAGAAAAAGTTTTTGAAATGGCTACTCTAGGTGGTGCCAAGGCCATGGGTATGGAGGAACAGTTAGGTAGTATTGAAGAAGGAAAATTAGCTGATTTGGCAATTGTAGATTTGAATGGGGTACATGTGGCTCCACGAACAGGTGAGGACGTGATTGCCAAGTTAGTATATTGTGCTAGGGCAACGGATGTAACTACTACGATTATTGACGGAAAAATTGTAATGGAGGAACAACAACTTACCACTATAGATGAAGAAGCGGTAAAAAAAGAGGCCAATAAACTTTTAGATAATCAAATCAAAAGAGCAGGCTTGGATTAG
- a CDS encoding biotin-dependent carboxyltransferase family protein has product MSTIKITDPGPFTTIQDLGRFGFQRYGMAPSGAMDEVSFQLGNYLLGNEPNAAAIEFTLKGPELEIKKETLVAVTGGRCQVKVNGELSPMYAPLHLCPGDQISFSGIQEGLRGYLCVLGGVDVPLVMQSRSTYLKGQIGGIEGRQVKKGDTLDACSYSSLDFSHIDQRSPLPTKYWPTFISPYEIDVILGPQVDYFSEQGVNTFLSQEYQISDAADRMGYRLNGPEIEHQGAADIISDGIPLGGIQVPGHGQPIIMMKDRQTTGGYPKIATVASYEIYKLGQAKPGDRIKFNKISLEEARQKKHKHDLWFDNLVDLIKQPVKNKQIINLHFKSSSYKVTIQEL; this is encoded by the coding sequence ATGAGTACAATTAAAATAACAGACCCGGGGCCATTTACCACAATACAGGATTTAGGTAGATTTGGGTTTCAAAGGTATGGCATGGCCCCATCGGGAGCCATGGATGAAGTTTCCTTTCAATTAGGAAATTATCTTCTAGGAAATGAGCCCAATGCCGCAGCAATAGAATTCACTTTAAAAGGTCCCGAATTAGAAATAAAAAAAGAGACATTGGTGGCTGTTACCGGGGGGCGTTGCCAAGTAAAAGTGAATGGTGAACTAAGTCCCATGTATGCTCCATTACATCTGTGTCCAGGGGATCAAATCAGTTTTTCTGGGATCCAAGAGGGTTTAAGAGGATACCTGTGTGTTTTAGGTGGAGTTGATGTGCCTTTAGTCATGCAAAGTCGTTCCACTTACCTCAAAGGCCAAATTGGAGGGATAGAAGGAAGGCAGGTAAAAAAAGGGGACACCTTAGATGCCTGTTCCTATTCTTCACTGGACTTTTCACATATAGATCAAAGGTCTCCCTTGCCAACTAAGTATTGGCCTACATTCATATCACCTTATGAAATAGATGTTATTTTGGGTCCACAAGTTGATTATTTTTCTGAACAAGGAGTCAATACCTTTCTTTCACAAGAATATCAGATAAGCGATGCTGCAGATAGAATGGGTTATCGCTTGAATGGTCCGGAAATTGAACATCAGGGAGCAGCAGATATAATTTCAGATGGTATTCCCTTAGGAGGGATCCAAGTCCCCGGGCACGGACAGCCAATTATCATGATGAAAGATCGGCAAACAACAGGAGGTTATCCCAAAATTGCTACGGTAGCTTCTTATGAGATATATAAGCTAGGACAGGCTAAACCTGGAGACCGAATTAAATTTAATAAAATTTCGTTGGAAGAAGCAAGACAAAAGAAACATAAACATGATCTTTGGTTTGATAATTTGGTAGATTTAATTAAACAGCCTGTAAAAAATAAGCAGATCATAAATCTTCATTTTAAAAGTTCATCTTACAAGGTGACAATTCAGGAGTTATAA
- a CDS encoding M20/M25/M40 family metallo-hydrolase, which translates to MEIFESDGLRMYEDIVDLAALGDRFAGSTAEKEAGEIVKKSFIQSGLEVYEESFDVFSFYEKNSQIKLRKPLELTFDTRAMYYSPGTHKEGLQGELVYVKNGLEQDYEGKDVEGKIVIFHRDDKQIKDHFWPEIKTASEKGAIGAILINFDDWEFITTLETGYFEPSKRFLPIEPNEIPSVIVSKNKGDLILDLMNQEKVIVDIIVDTLNEKMRSSNIRGVKAGSQNNNEKILIYGHRDSAGTPGANDNGSGTVIMMELARLLKDMKLNRTIEFLSTGAEEQLGAAGALEYINRHKSELNNIKAAVELDMVGNGNSLCVMKGGEWPDKTVNFPDKVCQFFYEKAREYGYAVEYGFNDFGTPDSGKFASAGVPTTWIWGPDDIYYHSPEDTPEKVDRNKLKIVADMLLKVILDLDKQETLNF; encoded by the coding sequence ATGGAGATTTTTGAAAGTGATGGATTGAGAATGTATGAAGATATTGTCGATTTAGCAGCTTTAGGGGATCGATTTGCAGGTTCTACAGCAGAAAAAGAAGCTGGTGAAATTGTTAAAAAATCGTTTATACAATCTGGACTCGAAGTTTATGAAGAATCTTTTGATGTATTTTCTTTTTATGAAAAAAATTCCCAAATAAAGTTAAGAAAGCCTCTAGAACTCACATTCGATACCAGGGCAATGTATTATTCACCGGGAACTCATAAAGAAGGATTACAAGGTGAACTAGTTTATGTAAAAAATGGTTTAGAACAAGATTATGAAGGTAAAGATGTAGAAGGAAAAATAGTAATTTTCCATAGAGATGACAAACAAATCAAAGATCATTTCTGGCCAGAAATAAAAACAGCTTCAGAAAAAGGTGCAATTGGTGCAATTCTTATTAATTTCGATGATTGGGAATTTATAACTACTCTAGAAACTGGCTATTTTGAACCATCGAAAAGGTTTTTACCTATCGAACCAAATGAAATCCCATCTGTTATTGTTAGCAAAAATAAAGGTGACTTGATTCTTGATTTAATGAATCAAGAAAAAGTTATTGTAGACATTATTGTTGACACGCTAAACGAAAAAATGCGTTCATCCAATATAAGAGGGGTTAAAGCAGGAAGCCAAAATAATAATGAGAAAATTCTTATATATGGACATAGAGACTCTGCTGGAACGCCTGGAGCGAATGATAATGGATCAGGTACCGTAATAATGATGGAACTTGCTCGTCTTTTAAAGGATATGAAATTAAATAGAACTATAGAATTTTTATCAACTGGGGCAGAAGAACAATTAGGGGCCGCAGGTGCATTGGAGTATATAAATAGGCATAAAAGCGAACTAAATAATATAAAAGCTGCTGTTGAATTAGATATGGTTGGTAATGGAAATTCATTATGTGTTATGAAGGGAGGAGAGTGGCCAGATAAAACAGTAAATTTCCCAGACAAAGTTTGTCAGTTTTTTTACGAAAAAGCGCGGGAATATGGATATGCCGTGGAATATGGATTCAATGATTTTGGGACACCAGATAGTGGTAAGTTTGCATCAGCAGGTGTTCCTACCACTTGGATATGGGGACCTGATGATATTTATTATCATAGTCCAGAAGATACTCCTGAAAAGGTTGATCGAAATAAATTGAAAATAGTGGCTGACATGCTGTTAAAAGTAATTTTAGATTTAGATAAACAAGAAACCCTCAATTTTTAG
- the purF gene encoding amidophosphoribosyltransferase encodes MEEECGIFGIYAPDQDVAQLTYYGLYALQHRGQESTGISVSNSNKLVTNKNMGLVNEVFDEHNLSELTGISAIGHVRYTTEGDSSVVNAQPLTVKCKLGELSVAHNGNLINSEELRNRLEKEGTIFHTNSDSEILAHLLAKSQENDLLAAFQEVIKSIQGAYNFLMLTPDKILAVRDPWGFRPLSLGKVAGNYVVASETCAFDTIGAEFLRDIEPGEMVCIDHNGLNSYQVFEKTKPSLCMFEYIYFARPDSNINNRNVHLVRKELGRELAKELPEEIPAKADLVSGVPDSSLSAASGVSEELPAPYEMALIKNRYVGRTFIKPNQTNREISVKIKLNPVERTVANKNLILVDDSIVRGTTISNIIKTLKKSGTSQIHVLVSSPPVKYPCCFGIDTSTSSELIASNQSVSNIKDHIQADSLQYLSVEGMLRAVNNVSKIQNNEGFCLACFNGENPSL; translated from the coding sequence GTGGAAGAGGAATGCGGAATTTTTGGAATATATGCCCCAGATCAAGACGTAGCCCAATTAACTTATTACGGGTTATATGCTCTACAACATCGTGGTCAAGAAAGTACCGGAATTTCTGTTTCCAATTCAAATAAGTTAGTAACTAATAAAAATATGGGATTAGTTAATGAGGTTTTCGATGAGCACAATTTATCTGAACTAACTGGCATCAGCGCCATAGGTCATGTTCGCTATACAACAGAGGGAGACAGTTCGGTTGTTAATGCTCAACCCTTAACTGTAAAATGCAAATTAGGTGAGCTATCTGTGGCTCATAATGGCAATTTAATAAATTCCGAAGAACTTAGAAATCGACTAGAAAAAGAAGGTACTATTTTCCATACCAATAGTGACAGTGAAATCCTGGCACATCTTTTGGCGAAATCTCAAGAAAATGATTTATTAGCAGCTTTTCAAGAAGTTATAAAATCCATTCAAGGAGCTTATAACTTTTTAATGTTAACCCCAGACAAAATATTAGCAGTACGTGATCCCTGGGGATTTAGACCTCTATCTCTGGGAAAGGTCGCGGGAAACTACGTAGTGGCTTCGGAAACTTGTGCCTTTGATACTATTGGAGCAGAATTTCTCCGCGATATAGAACCAGGTGAAATGGTCTGTATTGATCACAATGGTTTAAATTCTTATCAGGTTTTTGAGAAAACAAAACCTTCACTGTGCATGTTTGAATATATTTATTTTGCAAGACCTGATAGCAACATAAATAATCGCAATGTTCACCTAGTCCGAAAAGAGCTAGGGCGCGAATTAGCTAAGGAATTACCAGAGGAAATCCCAGCTAAAGCAGATCTGGTTTCTGGTGTTCCTGATTCAAGTCTTTCAGCAGCATCAGGAGTTTCCGAAGAATTGCCAGCACCTTACGAAATGGCTCTGATAAAAAATCGCTATGTAGGAAGAACTTTTATCAAACCTAATCAAACTAATCGAGAAATCAGCGTAAAAATTAAATTAAACCCTGTTGAGAGAACAGTAGCAAATAAAAATTTAATTTTAGTTGATGATTCTATTGTCCGTGGTACTACCATTTCCAACATAATAAAAACACTTAAAAAATCCGGCACAAGTCAAATTCATGTCTTGGTCAGTTCTCCTCCAGTTAAATATCCTTGTTGTTTCGGTATAGATACTTCCACCAGTAGTGAACTGATTGCCAGTAATCAATCCGTTTCTAATATAAAAGATCATATTCAAGCTGATAGTCTTCAATATTTGAGTGTTGAAGGTATGCTTCGAGCGGTTAACAATGTCAGTAAGATTCAAAATAATGAAGGTTTCTGTTTAGCTTGTTTTAACGGTGAAAACCCGAGCTTGTAA